A genomic window from Blastococcus saxobsidens DD2 includes:
- a CDS encoding PaaX family transcriptional regulator C-terminal domain-containing protein — MTVVEEVAGQAGALQPRQLIVTLYGLYAREHGSWLSVAAVVRLMADLGVEESAVRSSISRLKRRGLLDSRRVDGVAGYALTEVAEEILADGDARIFGRRRADEADGWLLVVFSVPESERDRRHQLRSQLTRLGFGTVAPGVWVAPDHLADEAAEVLGRRGLAGYVEFFRGAHLALGEVPDTVARWWDLDHLHARYAEFLDRQEPVRERRAADDGAAPEQAFADYVRLLTDWRGLPYADPGLPLHLLPADWNGARAADLFADLSGRLTGPAHDHARRLIGA; from the coding sequence GTGACCGTCGTCGAGGAGGTGGCCGGCCAGGCCGGCGCCCTCCAGCCCCGGCAGCTGATCGTCACGCTCTACGGCCTGTACGCCCGCGAGCACGGCAGCTGGCTGTCCGTCGCCGCCGTCGTCCGGCTGATGGCCGACCTCGGTGTCGAGGAGTCGGCCGTGCGGTCGTCGATCTCCCGGCTCAAGCGGCGTGGGTTGCTGGACTCCCGGCGGGTGGACGGGGTCGCCGGCTACGCGCTCACCGAGGTGGCCGAGGAGATCCTGGCCGACGGCGATGCGCGGATCTTCGGCCGGCGCCGCGCGGACGAGGCCGACGGCTGGCTGCTGGTCGTGTTCTCCGTCCCCGAGTCCGAGCGGGACCGCCGGCACCAGCTCCGCTCCCAGCTGACCCGGCTCGGGTTCGGGACCGTCGCCCCGGGCGTCTGGGTGGCGCCCGACCACCTGGCCGACGAGGCCGCCGAGGTGCTCGGTCGCCGGGGTCTCGCCGGGTACGTCGAGTTCTTCCGCGGTGCCCACCTGGCTCTCGGCGAGGTGCCCGACACCGTGGCCCGCTGGTGGGACCTGGACCACCTGCACGCCCGCTACGCGGAGTTCCTCGACCGCCAGGAACCGGTGCGCGAACGGCGGGCGGCCGACGACGGAGCAGCGCCCGAGCAGGCGTTCGCCGACTACGTGCGGCTGCTGACCGACTGGCGGGGGTTGCCCTACGCCGACCCGGGTCTGCCGCTGCACCTGCTGCCCGCCGACTGGAACGGAGCCCGGGCCGCGGATCTGTTCGCCGACCTGAGCGGCCGCCTGACCGGCCCGGCGCACGACCACGCCCGCCGGCTGATCGGCGCCTGA
- a CDS encoding RidA family protein, whose amino-acid sequence MSGQGREHRSEAAADREGASQRGTSEERTDRGGGLGIGARSGAARGSESEAGSGLERINPPELARPAGFSHAVLAHGNRIVFLAGQTALDAGGRIVGDGVVAQFEQALGNLLTALRAAGGEPEHLATLTIYAVDIEDYRAHAREIGAVWRRLMGTDYPAMAGIGIARLWDAEALVEVQGIAALPA is encoded by the coding sequence ATGAGCGGACAGGGGCGTGAGCATCGCAGCGAGGCGGCCGCCGACAGGGAGGGAGCATCGCAGCGAGGAACGAGCGAGGAGCGGACCGACCGCGGAGGCGGCCTGGGCATCGGAGCGAGGAGCGGAGCGGCCCGCGGGAGCGAATCAGAGGCGGGGAGCGGTCTCGAACGGATCAACCCGCCCGAGCTGGCCCGGCCGGCCGGCTTCTCGCACGCGGTGCTCGCCCACGGCAACCGGATCGTGTTCCTGGCCGGGCAGACCGCCCTCGACGCCGGGGGCCGGATCGTCGGCGACGGCGTCGTGGCGCAGTTCGAGCAGGCGCTCGGCAACCTGCTGACCGCCCTGCGCGCGGCCGGCGGCGAACCCGAGCACCTCGCGACGCTGACGATCTACGCCGTCGACATCGAGGACTACCGCGCCCACGCCCGGGAAATCGGCGCCGTCTGGCGACGGCTCATGGGCACCGACTACCCGGCGATGGCCGGCATCGGCATCGCCCGCCTGTGGGACGCCGAGGCCCTCGTCGAGGTACAGGGCATCGCCGCCCTTCCCGCCTGA
- a CDS encoding SDR family NAD(P)-dependent oxidoreductase, producing the protein MPARRCLVTGAGRGIGAAVAQRLSAEGHSVALTARSGEELSALAARLPGPSLVVPADLTDPTAADTVISRVEAEWGGPVEVLVLNAGAGTSAPLARTTDEDWARMLELNLTAPFRLLRRALPGMVEQRWGRVVAVASIAAKAGDPYVSAYTASKHGLLGLVRSAAAEVATKGVTVNAVCPGFVDTPMTADTVATISATTGRTEAEARDTLARRQPIGRLIDPEEVADVVLMCVHSSAITGQGLNVDGGTVQS; encoded by the coding sequence GTGCCCGCCCGTCGCTGCCTCGTCACCGGGGCAGGGCGCGGCATCGGTGCCGCCGTGGCGCAACGCCTGTCCGCCGAAGGCCACTCCGTCGCCCTCACCGCACGCAGCGGCGAGGAGCTCAGCGCGCTGGCCGCCCGGCTGCCCGGCCCCTCGCTCGTCGTGCCGGCCGACCTGACCGACCCCACCGCCGCCGACACGGTGATCTCCCGCGTCGAGGCGGAGTGGGGCGGCCCGGTCGAGGTGCTGGTGCTCAACGCCGGGGCCGGCACCTCGGCGCCGCTGGCCCGGACGACCGATGAGGACTGGGCCCGCATGCTCGAGCTCAACCTCACGGCGCCGTTCCGGCTGCTGCGCCGGGCGCTGCCCGGCATGGTCGAGCAGCGCTGGGGGCGGGTGGTCGCCGTGGCGTCGATCGCGGCCAAGGCCGGGGACCCGTACGTCAGCGCCTACACCGCGAGCAAGCACGGGCTGCTCGGACTGGTCCGGTCGGCGGCCGCCGAGGTCGCCACGAAGGGGGTCACGGTCAACGCGGTGTGCCCCGGCTTCGTGGACACCCCGATGACCGCCGACACGGTGGCGACGATCAGCGCCACCACCGGCCGGACCGAGGCCGAGGCGCGGGACACGCTGGCCCGCCGCCAGCCGATCGGGCGGCTGATCGACCCGGAGGAGGTCGCCGACGTGGTGCTGATGTGCGTGCACAGCAGTGCGATCACCGGCCAGGGGCTCAATGTCGACGGAGGAACGGTGCAGTCATGA
- a CDS encoding enoyl-CoA hydratase-related protein: MKIEEFTDIRYEVEEDNHAVITIDRPERMNSFRGRTVDELISAFKYAWADRRVAAVIFTAAGERAFCTGGDVKERAETGGYGETEWGTFEIERLHRIIRDIPKPVIAAVNGIAIGGGHVLHVLCDLTVAAENATFAQAGPRVGSFDAGFGSAYLARVVGEKRARQIWFLLDRYDAVTAERWGLVNEVVPQEQLVEKAREWARKIGSYSPTAIKFLKHSFNADSDHMSGISHLAFDGLAHYATSEEGMEGARAFAEKRPPDFSKYR; encoded by the coding sequence ATGAAGATCGAAGAGTTCACCGACATCCGGTACGAGGTGGAGGAGGACAACCACGCGGTCATCACGATCGACCGGCCCGAGCGGATGAACTCGTTCCGTGGCCGCACGGTCGACGAGCTGATCTCGGCGTTCAAGTACGCCTGGGCGGACCGTCGCGTCGCCGCCGTCATCTTCACTGCCGCCGGGGAACGGGCCTTCTGCACCGGCGGTGACGTCAAGGAGCGCGCGGAGACCGGCGGCTACGGCGAGACGGAGTGGGGCACCTTCGAGATCGAGCGGCTGCACCGCATCATCCGGGACATCCCGAAGCCGGTGATCGCTGCCGTCAACGGCATCGCGATCGGCGGCGGGCACGTGCTGCACGTGCTCTGCGACCTCACCGTCGCCGCCGAGAACGCCACCTTCGCGCAGGCGGGGCCTCGGGTCGGCTCCTTCGACGCCGGTTTCGGGTCGGCCTACCTGGCCCGGGTCGTGGGGGAGAAGCGCGCTCGGCAGATCTGGTTCCTCCTCGACCGCTACGACGCGGTGACGGCCGAGCGCTGGGGGCTGGTGAACGAGGTCGTGCCCCAGGAGCAGCTGGTGGAGAAGGCGCGGGAGTGGGCCCGGAAGATCGGTTCCTACTCACCGACCGCGATCAAGTTCCTCAAGCACTCGTTCAACGCCGACAGCGACCACATGAGCGGCATCTCGCACCTGGCCTTCGACGGGTTGGCGCACTACGCCACCAGCGAGGAAGGCATGGAGGGGGCGCGGGCCTTCGCCGAGAAGCGGCCGCCGGACTTCTCGAAGTACCGCTGA
- a CDS encoding gamma carbonic anhydrase family protein, whose amino-acid sequence MPLFAFEGRSPQVHPEAWVAPTATLIGDVVVEAGASVWYGVVLRADFGRILIRAGANVQDNSVLHGGADPETEVGPGATVGHLCVVHGAVIGAEALIGNGATVQDGARVGARALVGAHSLVPPGAVIPDEVLALGAPARVRGPLSQAAAGWVDGNPSAYRQLAGRHAAGIVEVSRQDG is encoded by the coding sequence ATGCCCCTGTTCGCCTTCGAAGGCCGGTCGCCGCAGGTCCATCCCGAGGCGTGGGTCGCGCCGACGGCCACGCTGATCGGCGACGTCGTCGTCGAGGCCGGCGCCTCGGTCTGGTACGGGGTGGTGCTGCGGGCCGACTTCGGCCGCATCCTCATCCGTGCCGGCGCGAACGTCCAGGACAACTCGGTGCTCCACGGTGGCGCCGATCCGGAGACGGAGGTCGGTCCCGGCGCGACGGTCGGTCACCTGTGCGTCGTGCACGGCGCGGTCATCGGCGCAGAGGCTCTGATCGGGAACGGCGCCACCGTGCAGGACGGTGCGCGGGTCGGGGCCCGTGCCCTGGTCGGTGCGCACAGCCTGGTGCCGCCGGGAGCGGTGATCCCGGACGAGGTCCTGGCTCTCGGCGCGCCGGCCCGGGTGCGCGGCCCGCTGTCGCAGGCGGCGGCCGGGTGGGTGGACGGAAACCCGTCGGCCTACCGGCAGCTGGCGGGGCGGCATGCCGCCGGGATCGTGGAGGTCAGCCGGCAGGACGGGTGA
- a CDS encoding MaoC family dehydratase — translation MSERWFEDYVVGTTTEHGSIRVDEDEVLDFGRRFDPQPFHIDPDAAATGPYGGLIASGWHTCALMMRLLAQEYLSPASSLGSPGIDELRWVRPVRPGDELLLRTTVDEARLSRSKPDRGLVRTRVELANGDGDVVLSLTAMNLILTRPAG, via the coding sequence ATGAGCGAGCGCTGGTTCGAGGACTACGTCGTCGGCACGACGACCGAGCACGGTTCGATTCGGGTCGACGAGGACGAGGTGCTCGACTTCGGACGCCGGTTCGACCCGCAGCCCTTCCACATCGACCCCGATGCCGCGGCGACCGGCCCCTATGGCGGTCTGATCGCCAGCGGCTGGCACACCTGCGCGCTCATGATGCGGCTGCTGGCCCAGGAGTACCTCTCCCCCGCCTCCAGCCTGGGCTCGCCCGGGATCGACGAACTCCGCTGGGTCCGACCGGTCCGCCCGGGCGACGAGCTGCTCCTGCGCACCACCGTCGACGAGGCCCGGCTGTCCCGCAGCAAGCCCGATCGCGGGCTCGTGCGGACCCGCGTCGAGCTGGCCAACGGCGACGGCGACGTCGTCCTCAGCCTCACCGCGATGAACCTGATCCTCACCCGTCCTGCCGGCTGA
- a CDS encoding amidohydrolase family protein, with the protein MLDGHLLVDAHVHVPHLASLAPAWVDWARQFGAPGILDRIWRPDGTPDPAELDGLMAGEGVDVALLFCEYSPKATGYQHFDDLLPLVEHNPRRFRPVANVNPHLHFPIARELVRQLDHGAAALKIHPVHGGFRADDAALYPAYSVLVERGVPLVVHCGTSSFPGSTNAYADPTLLDAVLRDFPELDVVLAHGGRGWWYDAAAFLAVSRPNVWIELSGLPPKRLPDYYSRFDLGRLSRKWIYGTDWPGVPGQAANARAVASLGLPEDVVPLVLGGNALQVYSGLDPA; encoded by the coding sequence ATGCTCGATGGACACCTGCTGGTCGATGCGCACGTCCACGTTCCGCACCTGGCATCGCTGGCGCCGGCGTGGGTGGACTGGGCCCGGCAGTTCGGCGCGCCCGGCATCCTCGACCGGATCTGGCGACCGGACGGCACGCCGGACCCGGCGGAGCTCGACGGGCTCATGGCCGGCGAGGGAGTCGACGTCGCCCTGCTGTTCTGCGAGTACAGCCCCAAGGCGACCGGCTACCAGCACTTCGACGACCTGCTCCCGCTGGTCGAGCACAACCCCCGGCGGTTCCGGCCGGTCGCCAACGTCAACCCGCACCTGCACTTCCCGATCGCCCGTGAGCTGGTGCGGCAGCTGGACCACGGCGCGGCGGCCCTGAAGATCCACCCGGTGCACGGCGGGTTCCGGGCCGACGACGCCGCGCTCTACCCGGCCTACAGCGTGCTGGTCGAGCGGGGCGTCCCGCTGGTCGTCCACTGCGGCACGAGCAGCTTCCCCGGGTCGACCAATGCCTACGCCGACCCGACGCTGCTCGACGCCGTCCTGCGCGACTTCCCCGAGCTGGACGTCGTCCTGGCGCATGGCGGCCGCGGCTGGTGGTACGACGCGGCAGCGTTCCTCGCCGTCTCGCGGCCCAACGTCTGGATCGAGCTGTCGGGCCTGCCGCCGAAGCGGCTCCCGGACTACTACAGCCGGTTCGACCTCGGCCGCCTGTCCCGCAAGTGGATCTACGGCACCGACTGGCCCGGCGTCCCCGGGCAGGCCGCGAATGCGCGGGCGGTCGCCTCCCTCGGGTTGCCCGAGGACGTCGTCCCCCTGGTCCTCGGTGGCAACGCCCTGCAGGTCTACTCCGGGCTCGACCCGGCCTGA
- a CDS encoding DMT family transporter, which produces MTATTSRVQTLGGPALFVLLWSTGFVGAKYGLPYAPPFTFLAVRLGLAAVLLALVAAALRSARMPDRAQYGRASVAGLLLHAGYLGGVFYAISLGVPAGVAAVVVSLQPVLTAVLASHVLGERPTSRQWVGLVLGLTGVALVVGPGVLATGSAEPLPTVGLIACVVALVSGTLGTVWQKRHGDGIPLVWGTTVQYAASAALLLVVALVTEDPSIRWTGEFVAAFVWLVLVLSIGAVLLLLLLLRRGTAAGVSSLYYLVPPATAIEAYLLFGETLAGLSLVGIGVTALGVALVVVPQRKRVDQAGSSPE; this is translated from the coding sequence GTGACGGCAACGACATCGCGGGTCCAGACGCTCGGCGGGCCGGCGTTGTTCGTACTCCTCTGGAGCACCGGGTTCGTCGGCGCCAAGTACGGGTTGCCCTACGCCCCACCGTTCACCTTCCTCGCCGTGCGGCTGGGCCTCGCGGCGGTGCTGCTCGCGCTCGTCGCCGCAGCGCTCCGGTCGGCCCGGATGCCGGATCGGGCCCAATACGGGCGCGCCTCCGTCGCCGGCCTCCTGCTGCACGCCGGCTACCTCGGCGGCGTCTTCTACGCGATCTCGCTCGGAGTGCCGGCCGGCGTCGCGGCGGTCGTCGTGAGCCTGCAGCCGGTGCTCACCGCCGTCCTCGCATCCCACGTGCTGGGTGAGCGCCCGACCTCGCGGCAGTGGGTCGGGCTGGTCCTGGGGCTGACCGGCGTCGCACTGGTCGTCGGGCCGGGTGTCCTCGCGACCGGCTCGGCCGAGCCGCTGCCGACGGTCGGGTTGATCGCCTGCGTGGTCGCCCTGGTCTCGGGCACCCTCGGCACGGTCTGGCAGAAGCGGCACGGCGACGGGATCCCGCTGGTATGGGGCACCACGGTCCAGTACGCCGCGTCGGCCGCGCTGCTGCTGGTGGTCGCGCTCGTCACCGAGGACCCGTCGATCCGCTGGACCGGGGAGTTCGTCGCGGCGTTCGTCTGGCTGGTGCTCGTGCTGTCGATCGGCGCCGTCCTGCTGCTGCTCCTGTTGCTGCGCCGAGGCACCGCCGCCGGCGTGTCGAGCCTCTACTACCTCGTTCCGCCGGCCACGGCGATCGAGGCATACCTGCTGTTCGGTGAGACCCTCGCCGGGCTGTCGCTCGTCGGCATCGGCGTCACCGCGCTCGGGGTCGCGCTGGTCGTCGTCCCGCAGCGGAAGCGGGTGGATCAGGCCGGGTCGAGCCCGGAGTAG
- a CDS encoding PaaI family thioesterase, whose translation MITEAPAWFPEDISSALDEKLGIEITEWDPRRVVARMPVEGNTQPYGLLHGGATCSLVEAVGSYAAALGAGPGAHVVGIELNASYHLSATSGHVTAVCTPLGSELPLAAFAIEVFDDRGQLTTSARLTCMVRPARDA comes from the coding sequence GTGATCACCGAAGCCCCGGCCTGGTTCCCCGAGGACATCTCCAGCGCCCTGGACGAGAAGCTGGGCATCGAGATCACCGAGTGGGATCCCCGTCGCGTCGTCGCCCGGATGCCCGTCGAAGGCAACACGCAGCCGTACGGCCTGCTGCACGGAGGAGCGACGTGCAGCCTCGTCGAGGCCGTGGGTTCGTACGCAGCGGCGCTGGGAGCCGGGCCCGGAGCTCATGTGGTGGGCATCGAGCTGAATGCCAGCTACCACCTGTCAGCCACGTCCGGGCACGTCACGGCAGTCTGCACGCCCCTCGGTTCGGAACTTCCCCTGGCCGCCTTCGCGATCGAGGTCTTCGACGACCGGGGACAGCTGACGACCAGCGCCCGCCTCACCTGCATGGTCCGACCGGCCCGTGACGCCTGA
- a CDS encoding ABC transporter substrate-binding protein: MTKNRTAAHAKGVVATVGVAALLVSGCTREEAPVGAGEEGAASPGITDDSVSIGTSSPLSGPTAGPGSCSVAGLAAYIEAKNAAGGFEFGDGNTRTVEFTYLDDAYDPARAVSNFRQLVDDGMFAYVGALGTPTNAAVMPIAEQQEVPQVLLMTGATMFSEDPEAHPWTTGFVPTYAAEGRAFGELLADADQPVTVATLAQNDDFGESYLRGFEEAIEGSQVEVVASATYEPTDTTLDSQVTELAASNADVLLSAVSVTPLQVGVLRKAQSLGWTPRIFLPSNTSTPAVILQPGGAAAYPAVYTPTFAKNPNSPAFAEDEDVQAYNEAFEQYGADIAPAYTPHCAWSYAEGAVLEEAFANMEEPTRESFMTALNSISGFEAPLLLDGVTVDTTQEGEGAVSTVELVQYDGESGFTPVDGY; this comes from the coding sequence ATGACGAAGAACCGAACCGCGGCGCATGCGAAGGGCGTGGTCGCCACCGTCGGCGTCGCCGCGCTGCTCGTATCCGGCTGCACCCGTGAGGAGGCCCCGGTCGGCGCCGGAGAAGAGGGCGCCGCGAGCCCCGGCATCACCGACGACTCCGTCAGCATCGGCACCAGCAGCCCGCTCAGCGGTCCCACCGCCGGCCCCGGTTCCTGCTCGGTCGCCGGGCTGGCCGCCTACATCGAGGCGAAGAACGCCGCCGGCGGGTTCGAGTTCGGTGACGGCAACACCCGTACCGTCGAGTTCACCTACCTCGATGACGCCTACGACCCCGCCAGGGCCGTGTCGAACTTCCGTCAGCTCGTCGACGACGGCATGTTCGCCTACGTCGGAGCGCTGGGGACGCCGACCAACGCGGCCGTGATGCCGATCGCCGAGCAGCAGGAGGTTCCTCAGGTCCTGCTCATGACCGGCGCCACCATGTTCTCGGAGGACCCGGAGGCGCACCCCTGGACCACGGGCTTCGTGCCGACCTACGCCGCGGAGGGCCGCGCGTTCGGCGAGCTGCTCGCGGACGCCGACCAGCCGGTCACGGTCGCGACGCTCGCCCAGAACGACGACTTCGGCGAGAGCTACCTGAGAGGCTTCGAGGAGGCCATCGAGGGCAGCCAGGTGGAGGTCGTCGCCTCGGCCACGTACGAGCCGACCGACACCACCCTCGACAGCCAGGTGACCGAGCTGGCGGCGAGCAACGCCGACGTACTGCTCAGCGCCGTCTCGGTCACCCCGCTGCAGGTCGGCGTGCTCAGGAAGGCGCAGTCGCTCGGCTGGACGCCGCGCATCTTCCTGCCGTCGAACACGTCGACGCCGGCAGTCATCCTGCAGCCCGGCGGCGCGGCCGCCTACCCCGCGGTCTACACGCCGACCTTCGCGAAGAACCCGAACTCGCCGGCGTTCGCGGAAGACGAGGACGTGCAGGCGTACAACGAGGCGTTCGAGCAGTACGGCGCAGACATCGCTCCCGCGTACACCCCGCACTGCGCGTGGAGCTACGCCGAGGGCGCGGTGCTCGAGGAGGCCTTCGCGAACATGGAGGAGCCGACCCGCGAGTCGTTCATGACCGCGCTGAACTCGATCAGCGGCTTCGAGGCGCCGCTGCTCCTCGACGGTGTCACGGTCGACACCACGCAGGAGGGCGAGGGAGCCGTTTCGACGGTCGAGCTGGTCCAGTACGACGGGGAGAGCGGCTTCACGCCGGTCGACGGATACTGA
- a CDS encoding branched-chain amino acid ABC transporter permease — translation MDKLLASRSRAVAGLVVLAIVLVMAPLVSSPYINYQLSTIAVFAVAILGLNIVMGYTGQVSLGQSAFLGLGAYIAAYGVLNDWPVALSLLLCAIIPAAVGMLVALAAARLRGLALAMITLALPIIGVPLARRFSDFTGGSQGQTVRWLEAPGWSGLANDQWRYYVVVVIAVVAFALARNLVRGRVGRSFAIVKENEAVALSMGVSPYRTKVLAFTIASLLGGVSGFMYLGVVQYTSPETLSFFTSINLVAAMVIGGSASIVGTALGSLYYVLVPLLAGQVNSSRTALISGVILLAVLFLLPAGLVSLPRRLARLASSARRRGHPTTDPPAPEIATPPASAPSDAPAKQSPTVR, via the coding sequence ATGGACAAGCTGCTTGCCTCTCGCTCCAGAGCCGTCGCCGGCCTCGTCGTGCTCGCGATCGTGCTCGTCATGGCCCCGCTGGTGTCCAGCCCCTACATCAACTACCAGCTCTCGACGATCGCGGTGTTCGCCGTGGCGATCCTGGGCCTCAACATCGTGATGGGTTACACCGGCCAGGTGTCGCTCGGGCAGAGCGCCTTCCTGGGCCTCGGGGCCTACATCGCGGCATACGGGGTCCTGAACGACTGGCCCGTGGCACTGTCGCTGCTGCTCTGCGCGATCATCCCGGCCGCGGTCGGAATGCTCGTGGCCCTCGCGGCTGCGCGGCTGCGCGGACTCGCACTGGCGATGATCACCCTTGCCCTGCCGATCATCGGAGTTCCGCTCGCTCGGCGGTTCTCGGATTTCACCGGCGGCTCCCAGGGCCAGACCGTCAGGTGGCTCGAGGCCCCGGGGTGGAGCGGCCTGGCGAACGACCAGTGGCGGTACTACGTCGTCGTCGTCATCGCGGTCGTCGCGTTCGCCCTCGCCCGCAACCTGGTCCGGGGGCGCGTCGGCCGGTCCTTCGCCATCGTCAAGGAGAACGAGGCGGTCGCGCTCTCCATGGGGGTCTCGCCGTACCGCACGAAGGTGCTCGCCTTCACGATCGCGTCACTGCTGGGCGGGGTGTCGGGCTTCATGTACCTCGGCGTCGTGCAGTACACCTCGCCCGAAACGCTCAGCTTCTTCACCTCGATCAACCTCGTTGCCGCGATGGTGATCGGCGGCTCCGCGAGCATCGTGGGCACCGCGCTCGGATCGCTCTACTACGTGCTCGTGCCGCTGCTCGCCGGTCAGGTGAACTCGTCGCGCACCGCGCTGATCTCCGGCGTCATCCTGCTGGCGGTGCTGTTCCTCCTGCCCGCCGGCCTCGTGTCCCTGCCGCGCCGGCTCGCCCGGCTGGCCTCCTCCGCCCGTCGTCGCGGGCATCCGACGACCGATCCCCCGGCACCCGAGATCGCGACGCCGCCGGCGTCCGCACCCTCGGACGCCCCCGCCAAGCAGTCCCCCACCGTCAGGTAG
- a CDS encoding branched-chain amino acid ABC transporter permease, whose translation MSYFIQVVVDGLSNGAIYAALALAIVLVHQATGLINFAQGAMAVFATFLAYALTRAGVPVLLALLAAVVFGFVLGALIERGVMRHFEGGDPDTAVVATIALLVLLSGVSALFFGYEPHPFPSLFPNETIGVLGAFVSLRSIGTIAVLIVIMVLLQLLFRTTKLGLAMRAVADNPQSSALSGLPVSRLLMIGWGLAAALGAIAGVLVAPQLFISPGMLDFVLVYALAAAILGGLDSPIGAVVAAAFIGVAEGLAGAYVDFIGDDLKIAVPFIAVIVILIVRPQGLFGRKVTVRV comes from the coding sequence GTGTCGTACTTCATCCAAGTCGTGGTGGACGGACTGTCCAACGGAGCGATCTACGCCGCTCTCGCGCTCGCGATCGTCCTGGTCCACCAGGCCACCGGCCTGATCAACTTCGCGCAGGGCGCCATGGCCGTCTTCGCCACCTTCCTGGCGTACGCACTGACGCGTGCCGGGGTGCCCGTCCTGCTCGCGCTGCTCGCGGCGGTCGTGTTCGGCTTCGTCCTCGGCGCCCTGATCGAGCGGGGGGTGATGCGGCACTTCGAAGGCGGCGACCCCGACACCGCGGTCGTCGCAACCATCGCCCTGCTCGTGCTGCTGTCGGGCGTGTCGGCGCTCTTCTTCGGCTACGAGCCGCACCCGTTCCCCTCGTTGTTCCCCAACGAGACCATCGGCGTGCTCGGGGCCTTCGTGAGCCTGCGTTCCATCGGTACGATCGCTGTGCTGATCGTGATCATGGTGCTGCTGCAACTGCTGTTCCGTACCACCAAGCTCGGGCTGGCCATGCGGGCAGTCGCCGACAACCCGCAGTCGTCCGCACTGTCGGGTCTTCCCGTCAGCCGGTTGCTCATGATCGGCTGGGGCCTGGCCGCGGCGCTGGGCGCGATCGCCGGCGTGCTCGTCGCCCCCCAGCTCTTCATCAGCCCCGGCATGCTCGACTTCGTGCTCGTCTACGCGCTCGCGGCGGCCATTCTCGGCGGCCTCGACTCCCCGATCGGCGCAGTGGTCGCCGCCGCCTTCATCGGCGTCGCCGAGGGTCTCGCCGGCGCCTATGTCGACTTCATCGGTGACGATCTGAAGATCGCGGTGCCGTTCATCGCCGTCATCGTGATCCTCATCGTGCGGCCACAGGGACTGTTCGGACGGAAAGTCACGGTGCGCGTCTGA
- a CDS encoding ABC transporter ATP-binding protein yields MSLLELEDVTASYGHAQVLHGISLSLPENGATGLLGANGAGKTTTLRAISGTVSTTGRILFEGRDITGLGPDRTAHLGIAHVPEGRGTIGQLSVRDNLLVGAYQRRDRKQIATDIDYCLDLFPNLQDRVKSNAAALSGGEQQMLAVARAFMAKPRVILLDEASLGLAPSTARRVYDAVVRLRREAQVSMIVVEQNANLAFSVVDDATVLETGRVALSGSRDELMGMDAVRRAYLGG; encoded by the coding sequence ATGAGTCTGCTTGAGCTCGAGGACGTCACCGCTTCCTACGGCCACGCGCAGGTGCTGCACGGCATCTCGCTGTCCCTCCCGGAGAACGGTGCGACGGGACTGCTCGGCGCGAACGGTGCCGGCAAGACGACCACGTTGCGAGCGATCAGCGGAACGGTGAGCACCACCGGCCGGATCCTGTTCGAGGGGCGCGACATCACCGGGCTCGGTCCCGATCGGACGGCGCACCTCGGCATCGCTCACGTGCCGGAGGGCCGGGGCACCATCGGCCAGCTCAGCGTGCGGGACAACTTGCTCGTGGGCGCCTACCAGCGCCGTGACCGCAAGCAGATCGCGACGGACATCGACTACTGCCTCGACCTGTTCCCCAACCTGCAGGACCGGGTGAAGTCGAACGCCGCGGCCCTGTCCGGCGGTGAGCAGCAGATGCTGGCGGTCGCGCGGGCATTCATGGCGAAGCCGCGGGTGATCCTCCTCGACGAGGCGTCCCTCGGGCTCGCGCCGAGCACCGCCCGGCGGGTGTACGACGCGGTCGTGCGACTCCGCCGCGAGGCGCAGGTGTCGATGATCGTCGTCGAGCAGAACGCGAATCTCGCGTTCTCGGTGGTGGACGACGCCACCGTGCTGGAGACGGGTCGTGTCGCACTGAGCGGCAGCAGGGACGAGCTCATGGGCATGGACGCAGTTCGCCGCGCGTACCTGGGGGGTTAG